The DNA sequence CTTAATCTCAGTCGTTGAATCTTAATCGTTTCAATCTGGGACGTCCATTTCAAAGCTCCCCAAACGTCGCCCTTTTTGGCACCTAAACTCATTTTTGAGCGCCTATATAAGAGTCACAGTGTATCTCTTTTTGCTTTTATCATTTTATGGCATCCAAATACAAACAACAGCAATCTTTTTCGAGTTTTCCAATCACGGGTAGCAACAACTCCACATTCCCAGATCATCCCATCTCAGCTAACAACATCTCCAAATCAGTAGTCTCTTTTTCCATTTTTAGTGCATTTTTACACTTCCATGCAAGTTTAGCAGTTTTGTTGTTTCTGCAGTAAGTCCAGAGGTTCTTTCCTTGGCTTTGTATGTGTTATGGGGGTTGTTTTGGCTTTATGGGATGTTTTCTGGGTAGTTAATAGGGGTTTTGTGGGGTTTTTGTTGTTTAGGGGTGCCCAACGGGTTTAAAGAGGGCATGTGAGATGTTCTTTAGTCAAGAACTCTCTTCGGGGGGTTTTGGCTGTAGAACATCCTTCGAGAGCCGACTTAGGGTTGTAGGTGTTTTGTCGGGGTTTAAAGATGGCAGGCGAAGGGTTTCTGAGGGGAAAGAACTTCCTTCGGGGAAACTTGTCTGTTAGAACATTCTTCGGTTGTCGGCTCCAGACACTTTCTTTGTTCGCTCGGTTCTAGGACATGTACTCGGTTtttgttctttttatttttctttttggtTTAATCCGAGTACATGGACTAAGGTATCTCTGTTTTCGAATACAGGGACATGGATTCCGAGCGAATCCTCGGCGGAGACTTGGGGACCAGAGGTCAAATAGTTTGGTGGGGACATCTTCTATTCGTTCCAGAGAGGATGAAGAAGATATCTTTACGGTTCCGCATGAGAACTACCCGGCGGCTAACAACCAATCGGAATTGTCGAAGGATAGCGGGTAGGTCAGATGTATTCTGGATTCTTCGATCCCCGGGGCTTCTTCTAGCTTTATGCTGCCAAGTAGAACGAACGATATTTACGACACACCAGGAGTGCCAAGGGGCTACTGCGACTGTGCTGTCGGGGTTTCGGAGCCGGCGTTCAAATGCAGCTTCAGAGTGCCAGTGTTGAAGATTTTGAGGCATCTCTTCAGCCAGACGGGGATTGCCTTGGGACAGATGGACCCCAACGATTTCATTCACATCAACTTTTCCAGATAGGTGCCTTCACGCCGGAATTCGTCCTTGCACTCGGCTATTCTGGTATCACTATGATTTCCGGAAGAATCCGAAGAGCCCGGGTTTCTACACCATTGCTCGTCGGGCTGGGCGAGCGGATTGGACGACTACCAATTCCAGCAACAAGACCACCCACACCCATTGGTGCTTCATCAGTGGGCCTAAGCTAGCCAGGATGTCGGTGTGGCGTGATGTCAATGCTTCGCTTCTCCTTATGCCGAACTTGACAGAGGAGGAGAAGGATAACTATGCGGCATTGGTGGATGTTAATGTGGGCAAGCTCGGCCTCGAGGAGTTTCGGTACAGGGACCGGCTCTTGAGTTTGTGGGGTGGGGGTAATAAACTCTTCCCTCGTCTGTTTCCTTTCCCTTATagttgttggatttttaatcgcagcggggtcatggcaaaacacttttacacatacaaaatccaaataaaagcatataaattgtggtaaaaacgtagggatcgattactaacctttaatatgcgatccaagagcaacgatcggagatccttagcagttgctcctcaagtgtgaagcactccaccggtatccaccaagaaaacgatgttaaggaggaggaaggaggtggagagaattgggttttccaaactttttgggtttttggggttcaaaaaaaaaataagatgtataatagtatatttataggcaaaattttcagctgaaattttcccataaatattattattattatcccatttattattctcattaataattaaaacaccttttaattattaatcctttttttaaacactttagaaataattctctctcttgatttaattttcaaaaattaaatccttaattaataatattaagaacttttcttaattaatttataatcaattaaatctcatttaattaattattaaatttgccaattaattatttatttcataaataaataattatcagccattattaattaattcatccaccattaaatcattctcttttatggtgtgacactgtaggttcaatattaagccggtagtagaaataaataataataaaactattttatcattatttatataaattctctaatttattaaatatgattaattaattaatcatatttattctacatcgtgagggatacttctcagcatatcgcgactatccggataatatgaattcactgcttagaataccaagaacctattcagtaaatagttaccgtacaataaactccttctaccctacaatgtcccgattaaatacaaggcatggatctcgtgtcaagcctatctaatttaatcacttgcttaccatttactatgcgtagttctatgcaaattagaaactcctttctaatttcattcactctggccagagattcctgaactagcataagtggatcagccttgaacattcgctttcttcactggaaggggtagatcctttattgatcatacactatcttcgtgtacaaattcctatacccagtagagccctaataattgtccctggagactaagaactaaaccaaagcatagttcagtgtacacaagatgactatgatgacctcaagtctaaggatatttgtacaactatcactatatgaacaactgctgacacgtgagtgaactccatcagttgttcagctgtgcgagtcatgttcagtgaacttattctataataagcacctacatactagctatagtgtcaccacacaaatgtctatgagaacagacatccttcataatgaagcaagcatagtatgtaccgatctctgcggattattaattaccagttagtaatcctacgaccaggaactatttaagtttagagttatcatcttttaggtctcactattatgatctcatcataatccataaaaagctttactctaaactatggtatatcttatttaaacacttaaatagataaagcccgtaataaaaacaaaacaagtcttttattaatatcaatggaatcaaaacagattacataaaaggttattcctaaatcctaatacctgattggacttaggacatattcctttcaatagTTTTATTACACTTTTATTTTTTGCATAGTTTCTTTCCTTTCATCGTTCGTCATCTTTTTTCTTATGTCTTCCTTATTTACTTGGTATACTGTATCATTTGTTGAGACTTGACTTTTCTTTTGTCTGTCGATTTTTAGTGTCTTCAAGAGAGGCCCTGATTGAGAGAAAGAAGGCCAAGGCGGCTGAGAAGAGGGCTGCAGAGGAGGCAGCTAAGGAGAAGGTTGCTGGGAAGAAAGCTACTCTAAAGCCCTCTGAGGAGACGGAGGAGAGACCCCAGTAAGAGAGGGTTTCACTGTTTCGTCGTGTCCCGCTTGCTTTGGAGGGCGGTGAGTGGAATGAGCTGGAGTTTATGGGGGAAGGGGCCCATCCCAAGAGGACCCGAAGCCATGATGGGGTCATTCAGACGTACCTTCATAGGTGGGGCATTCTGACGTCCGACCATACTATATATCCGGCTAGACAGTCAACAAAGGAGGTGGCATCGAACTTGTGCCACTTCCTTCAGCTTCCTTCCGACCTTCCTGCCTTTTCATCGACATCTACGACCGAAGCTTACACTGAGCTTCTGTCCTTTATGTCCCTAGTACGTAGTTAATTTGCATTCATTCGTCATTATCCTTCTGTAGATTTCTTATCTTTAATTTGACATCTTTGCCTTGTGATTTTTTTGCAGGCTGCTCCTTGGGCTACGGCCGTGGAGGACAAAGTTAGGGATATGGAGATTCGGATGACAGAGATGAGGGAGCTGGAGAGGAGGGCCACGGAGGCCGAGGAGGAGCTCGGGAGGGTGCAGACCCAGAACGAGACGCTGATCAGCCAGGCCAAGGTGTTGCAGGATGACAAGAAAAGGTTGGAGGGGGACCTCGACCGGGCGAATCGGAGAATCAGCCACCGAAATATCCAGCTGAAGAAGTGCCACATGGAGGTTCGGAAGATGAAGAGACGGCTAGACAGGACGGAGGAGCGCTGCTTCCAGTTTGGCGCTGATTATGTTCTGGAAAAGGCTCATGGCCTTAACTGGGATTATAAGCAGTTGTTTAGAGGATCCCATCGGCCGGCCAGTGGTTGAAGCCCATCCTGTCTCCTCCGGCAAAGACGAGGAGCTCTGGAATGAAGACCTTCAGTCTTAAGCTTTCAGCCCCAAGGTGCTTGATATGACTGAAGATGATCCTGTGGCGAAGTTTACTGTTGGTGTTTCCATGGTCATACCCAACTCTTGCAGCTGCTTCATACGTTCGTTTATTCTACTTGtaaattttttttgtaattgatACTCCTGCCTTCGAGCTTTTGTAAAATTACTAGCCTTCGGGCTTTCATATTTTAATGCATCTTTCATCTTTTGTCAACATTATTTTTATTGCATAGTAAATTTCTGCATGTTATTGCATCTTGGGCTTAATCTTTTGCCTTAATAATATTAATTGTTATTGCATCTTTGGCCTAATCCTTTGCCTTAGCAATTTTTAGGATTTTTACTAATGTCCTTGTTACTTCTTATGTCCTTTTTCGGCCCCAAGTGTTAAAGGCCGAGGTCTTAGTTTAAAGAGAACCTCAGGATATTGACACTACTAAGGGCTTATGTTGGGCGAAGGAACAAGGAGGGTGGTCGTCTTCGGATTGCCCCTTGACCAGCGTTCCTTCGTTCCTTCGGTCAACATTGGCACGTCTAAAAAGTAGCTGATATCTTAAGCCAATAAGAGGATGGGCTGGTCTTCTTTGGGATCGCCCCTAGACCAGACCTTCATTGCTCTTTAGATTTAATAAATATATGTGTGATTTGAGGACGAAGGGTCCTGTCTTCTTCGGGATCGCCCCTAGACAGGGTTTTCTTCGGTTTCCTTTAACATCATGTTTTTGAACTATAAGGGAAGGACGAAGGACAAAGTATTATCTCAGGATTGCCCCTAAAGATTCTTTATTTGTCCTTGCCACGTGTTCATTACAAATTAGACAATATTTATGGAGGGAAGGATGTTTGATTTTTGTGGGATTGCCCCTAGATTTTATCCATTCATCCTTTTTTCATAAGCAAACCAAACGTGTTGGCCGAAGGGTTTATCTTTTTTGGGATCACCCCTAGATAATACTACTTCACCAAAGTTTATATTTAATAGAAGAAATATGTGACAAAGAGTgcattttcatttattattaaacTTTTACACTTTTCACATAAAATTCAAAGAGAAGTACAAATTGACTTTAAAGGAAATTTCTTGCTGATAAAAATTTTGAATACGATTGGCGTGCCAGATGTTTTTGATTGCTTCGCCGGTTAGTGTTTCTAGTTTTTTTGTTCCTGGATGAACAACTTCGATCACcttgtacggtccttcccaattcgGCTGAAGCTTCCCTTGTTTTGCTGGCATGGATGCAGCTAGCTCTCTTATGACTAGGTCTCCTATTCCGAACGACCTCTTCTTGATGCCGGAGTCATAGTGTTGGATGCATGTAGCAGGTATTTCATGTTTCTTTGGTGGGCAGCCTCTCTTTCTTCTTCCAAGAAGTCCATATTTTCCAATAGTCCGAAGTTATTAGTTTTCACATTGTAGACCTCAGTTCGGTACGACTCCAAGCCTACTTTGACTGGAATTAGGGCTTCTGTCCCGTAAGCCATCCTGAAAGGAGTTTTCCCTGTTAAAGACCTAGGGGTCGTTCGGTAAGCCCACAAGATCCAAGGGAGCTCTTCGGACCACCTTCTTTTAGCTTCGCCCAGCCTCTTCTTTATTCCTTGAAAGATTATTTTGTTTGCCGCTTCGATTGCCCCATTCCCTTGCGGGTGGGCGACTGAGCTGAATCTCTGTTCAATGCCGAAGTGGTGCAGAAAATTTTGGAACTTGTTTCCGATAAATTGAGTTCTATTATCAGAGATGCAAATCTTTGAAATCCCAAATCGGAGGATAATCTGCTCCAGGAAGAACTTCTTAGCTGCTTCCTCGGTTATAGCTGACAATGGTCGGGCTTCGACCCATTTGGTCATGTAGTCCATGGCAATTATGCAGTATTTTGCTTGTTTTATGCTTGTTGGGAGAATTCCAACTATGTCAATAGTCCACATGGCGAACTAAATAGGGCTGAGAACTGAAGTCATTTCTTCAGGGGGTTGCTTCGAAACTGTGGCGAACAACTGACATTGTACACACTTCTTGGCATATTCACTGGCATCGGCTTTCAAAGTTGGCCAAAAGAACCCTTGACGAAGGATTTTGAAGGCGAGGGACCGACCGGCCAATTGCTCTCCGCAAATTCCTTCGTGTACTGCTTCAAGAGCTTGATGTTGTTCTTCGGTATTTAAGCATCTGAGGAGGGGCTGGCTGACAGACCGGCGATACATTCTTCCATTAATGATAGTGTAGCTCGATACCCTGTATTTTACCTTTAGTGCTTCCCTTCTGTCTGGAGGTAGGATACCTTTCTCTAGAAAGTTTCTTAATGGGGTCATCCAATCGACCCCTTGGTGAATTTTCAGACATTCTTTCTTCTTTATCGAAGGCGTCTTGGCTTCGGTGAGGTAGATAGAACCAGTTAGGCTCTGAGTCTCAGCCGAAGCTAGCCTGGAGAGGGCATCTTCCCGTCCATTGTTCTCCCTGCCAATTTGACTTAGCTCAAAAGTATCAAAATACAAGGAAGCATCTTTTACCTTGGCTGCATAAGCTTTCGTCCGGGGATCCCTTTGCTCATATTCTCCTGAGAAGTGCTTTACTACCAGCATAGAATCATTGAAGGCCCTCAGGTGCTTCGCCTCAAGGCTTCGGGCCAACTCCATTCCTGCAAGGAGTGCTTTGTTCTCTGCTTCATTATTTGTCAGAGGAAAGTCAAATCTTATAGCCTAACATATCTCGAACCCTTCGGGGCTGGAAAGTATTAAGCCGGCCCCACATTTTTTCCCAACGACCGATCTATCTGCAAAGAGTTTCCATTTCCCGGGGGTCCGAATAAGCTGTtcatttgggttgagatcctgCGGCCCCGAAAATGTGTATTCGACCACAAATTCAGCCAAGGCTTGGGCCTTAATCGTCGTTCTGGAACATATTCAAGATCGAACTCCCCAAGTTCGATGGACCAGGCTACCACTCTTCCCGAAGCTTCGGGCTTTGTCAAACTCTTCTTTAAAGGTTGACTGTTGACAACTTAAATTGTTCGGCTTTGGAAGTAGTGTCGCAATTTTCGGGAGGCCATAACCAACTCATATGCGAATTTTTTGGCGTTGGGGTATCTCGTTTCTACATTCTTTAGGACATGAGACACATAGAACACAGGGTGTTGATTATCTTCATGATTTTTCACAAGGACTGCCCCTAGCGTTCTGTCGGACACAATTAGGTAAAGTTGAAGCGTTTCTTTTGGATCAGGCCTCATTAAGAGTGGTGCCTTAATGTGGTATTCTTTCACTTCTTCGAATGCCTTTTCACATTCAGGCCCCCACTCAAAATTCTTTGACCCCATAAGCACGGCAAAGAAAGGGAGTGCCTTCTCGGCTGATCTGGAGATGAAACGCCAAAGGGCGGCGAGTCAGTCGGTCAGATTTTGGATGTCTCTAATGCATTTAGGGGCTTCCATGTTAATGACTGCTTCGATCTTCTCAAGATTCGCCTCTATCCTCATGTTGTTTCTTCGGAGCATCTCGAAGCACTCTTTCAAGTCTTCAACATGATCTTGGAACAGTGACTTTACAATCATGTCGTCCACATATGCTTCCATGTTCAGACCGATCTGTTCCTTAAATACTTTGTTCACCATCTGTTGGAATGTGGCTCCAACATTTCTGAAAGGCATCTTAATATAGACATAGGTCCTTTTCGGAGTTATGTACAGTGTCTTGTGCACATCCTTATCATTCATGGCAATTTGATGATAGCCAGAAAAAGCATCCAAAAAACTAAGTACCTGGTAGCCAACCGTTGCGTCTATCAGTTGATCGATGTTGGACAGGGGGTAATGGTCTTTCGGGCATACCTTATTAAGGTTCGTATAGTCCACGCATATCCTCCACTTCCTGTTTGATTTTTTGACGACCACCACGTTGGCTAACCAGTCTGGGTATTCAATTTCCTCTATGAACTTGGCCTCTAACATTTTTTCTACTTCGGCCTCTATTACCTTCTATCGTTCGACTGCAAAAGTTCTCTTCTTCTGCTTTACTGGTTTGGCTTCGGGTTGTACGTTCAAGCAGTGCTTAGCCGTCTTTGGATCCAAACCAGGCATGTCTTCCGGCCCCAGGAGAACACATCATGGTATTGCCGAATTACAACAATcaccttttccttcagatctgaTTCCATGTTTTTTCCAATCCGAACCATTTTTCCCGAATGGCCTGCGTATAGCTCTACCTCTTCGATTTCCGTTGCGGGTTTGGCGATCGGACTTGAAAGATCGGCCCCAAACTTTTCCAACTCAATATTCAGTGTTTCTCTGCTTCCAATGATCTCTACTTCGGCCCTTTTTCTCTTCCCGGTTTCGTCCGGCTTCTCATAGTCCTGGTCTTTCTCCAGGTATTCCAATATTATAATTCGGGCAGTTTTTTTATCGCCTCTCATTTCTCCTACCCCTTTCTCAGTTGGAAACTTGAGCTTGAGGTGAGGTATAGACTCCACTACTTCGAAGGTTGACAGGAATGGCCTTCCAAAAATGGAATTGTATGGGCTCTCAATTTGAACCACgtagtgaaaggaatatgtcctaagtccaatcatgtattaggatttaggaataacttttatgtaatctgttttgatttcattgatattaataaagacttgttttgttttattacgggctttatctatttaagtgtttaaataagatataccatagtttagagtaaagctttttatggattatgatgagatcataatagtgagacctaaaaagatgataactctaaacttaaatagttcctggtcataggattactaactggtaattaataatccgcaaagatcggtacatactatgcttgcttcattatgaaggatgtctgttctcatagacatttgtgtggtgacactatagctagtatgtaggtgcttattatggaataagttcactgaacatgactcgcccagctgaacaactgatggagttcactcacgtgtcagcagttgttcgcttagtgatagttgtacaagtatccttagacttgaggtcatcatagtcatcttgtgtacactgaactatgctttggtttagttcttagtctccagggacaattattagggctcttctgggtataggaatttgtacacgaagatagtgtatgatcaataaaggatctaccccttccagtgaaggaagcgaatgttcaaggctgatccacttatgctagttcaggaatctctggccagagtaaatgaaattagaaaggagtttctaatttgcatagaactacgcataatagatggtaagcaagtgattgaattagataggcttgacacgagatccatgccttgtatttaatcgggacattatagggtagaaggagtttattgtacggtaactattcactgacaggttcttggtattctaagcagtgaattcatattatccggatagtcgcgatatgttgagaagcatcactcacgatgtagaataaatgtgattaattaattaatcatatttaataaattagagaatttatataaataatgataaaatagttttattattatttatttctactaccggcttaatattgaacctacagggtcacaccataaaaagagaatgattttatggtggaggaattaattaataatggctaataattatttatttgtgaaataaataattaatttgcaaatttaataattgattaaatgagatttaattgattataaattaattaagaaaagttcttaatattattaattaaggattcaatttttggaaattaaatcaagagagagaattatttctaaagtgtttagaaaaaggattaataattaaaaggtgttttaattattaataagaataataaatgggataataataataatatttaagggaaaatttcagctgaaaattttgcctataaatacactattatagaccctattttatttgaaccccagaaacccaaaagtttcagaaaaccaaattctctccacctcctcctcctcctaaaagtcgttttcttggtggataccggtggagtgcttcacacttgaggagcaactgctaaggatctctgatcgttgtctccgaattaatttaaaaggttagattcgatccctcgaatttttattcacg is a window from the Apium graveolens cultivar Ventura unplaced genomic scaffold, ASM990537v1 ctg6216, whole genome shotgun sequence genome containing:
- the LOC141703101 gene encoding uncharacterized protein LOC141703101 codes for the protein MELARSLEAKHLRAFNDSMLVVKHFSGEYEQRDPRTKAYAAKVKDASLYFDTFELSQIGRENNGREDALSRLASAETQSLTGSIYLTEAKTPSIKKKECLKIHQGVDWMTPLRNFLEKGILPPDRREALKVKYRVSSYTIINGRMYRRSVSQPLLRCLNTEEQHQALEAVHEGICGEQLAGRSLAFKILRQGFFWPTLKADASEYAKKCVQCQLFATVSKQPPEEMTSVLSPI